The following coding sequences are from one Capsicum annuum cultivar UCD-10X-F1 chromosome 3, UCD10Xv1.1, whole genome shotgun sequence window:
- the LOC107863183 gene encoding S-type anion channel SLAH2-like, with protein sequence MGTSEQIHPANEPSSEGLPSLIRFISSEMDHDFDSIVNDHINNLSAPALDSYSPNSSIMVSEAAAERESNRIHSVSISMPPTPKRVGFTDNNETIDAPDSAAATSKDKKTRFYSQPMPSATTTESSAGAPASGELPRHPRISKLKDKRFDSFKTWSGRLERQLSNLRGNKIQEIEQESVSQPTAEPQPNTPINIPVDRFFDALEGPELDKLRASEESILPEDKTWPFLLRYPISSFGIILGVSSQAIMWKALATSASTKFLHISMDVNLVLWWISIVLMAIVTFAYVLKIIFYFEAVRREYYHPIRVNFFFAPWIALLFLALGLPPSVYQSLPHALWYVLMIPFLCLELKIYGQWMSGGQRRLSKVANPSNHLSVVGNFVGSLLGASMGLKEGPIFFFAVGLAHYTVLFVTLYQRLPTNETLPKELHPVFFLFVAAPSVASMAWANIQGSFDFGARIAYFIALFLYFSLAVRINFFRGFRFSLAWWAYTFPMTGAAIATIRYSNMVNTVVTKSLVVILCIISTLTVTGLLVTTIIHAFVLRDLFPNDISIAISDRKPKTHRRWYHHRRAGSTDIDQFLKYADSAEAKDIEAALSGNIELQSTAAPKEVSQD encoded by the exons ATGGGAACAAGTGAACAAATTCATCCTGCAAACGAACCTTCATCAGAAGGACTTCCATCACTTATCAGATTCATCAGTTCTGAAATGGACCATGATTTTGATAGCATAGTCAATGACCATATTAATAATCTGTCTGCACCTGCACTGGATTCTTACTCTCCAAACTCATCAATTATG GTATCTGAAGCTGCTGCTGAGCGCGAGAGCAATAGAATTCATTCAGTTTCCATTAGCATGCCACCCACTCCAAAAAGAGTTGGCTTCACCGATAACAATGAGACTATAGATGCTCCTGATTCTGCTGCTGCTACATCAAAAGATAAGAAAACAAGGTTCTATTCTCAGCCTATGCCAAGTGCTACTACAACTGAATCTTCAGCTGGAGCTCCTGCAAGCGGCGAACTTCCTAGGCATCCCAGGATTAGCAAGCTGAAGGATAAAAGATTTGACAGTTTCAAAACATGGTCTGGTAGGCTTGAGAGACAATTATCAAATTTGCGCGGAAATAAAATTCAGGAAATAGAACAAGAGTCCGTCTCTCAGCCCACTGCTGAACCGCAGCCTAATACTCCTATTAATATTCCTGTGGACCGATTTTTTGATGCCTTGGAGGGGCCAGAACTTGATAAGCTAAGG GCTTCTGAGGAAAGTATTCTTCCAGAGGACAAGACGTGGCCATTTCTACTACGTTACCCTATTTCATCATTTGGTATCATTCTTGGTGTTAGCAGCCAAGCTATAATGTGGAAAGCCTTAGCCACTTCTGCCTCGACCAAATTCCTCCACATAAGCATGGACGTAAACCTTGTGCTCTGGTGGATCTCTATTGTCCTGATGGCCATTGTTACTTTCGCGTATGTGCTGAAAATCATTTTCTACTTTGAAGCAGTACGTAGGGAGTACTACCACCCGATACGTGTTAATTTCTTCTTTGCTCCATGGATAGCACTCCTATTCTTAGCACTTGGACTTCCACCTTCTGTCTATCAAAGCCTTCCTCATGCTTTATGGTATGTCCTTATGATCCCATTCTTATGTTTGGAGCTCAAGATTTACGGGCAATGGATGTCTGGTGGTCAACGAAGGCTCTCAAAGGTAGCCAATCCATCAAATCATCTGTCAGTTGTGGGGAATTTCGTTGGTTCCTTGCTTGGTGCATCCATGGGACTAAAAGAAGGGCCAATTTTCTTCTTTGCTGTTGGATTGGCTCATTACACTGTTCTGTTTGTAACTCTCTACCAAAGACTTCCAACAAATGAGACACTTCCAAAGGAGCTACATCCTGTGTTCTTTCTATTTGTCGCTGCCCCTAGTGTTGCTTCTATGGCATGGGCAAATATCCAAGGGTCCTTTGATTTTGGTGCTCGGATCGCATACTTCATTGCCTTGTTCCTTTACTTCTCACTG GCTGTTCGCATTAATTTCTTCCGAGGCTTCAGGTTTTCATTGGCTTGGTGGGCTTACACTTTTCCGATGACCGGAGCTGCTATAGCCACCATCAGATACTCAAACATGGTTAACACGGTTGTGACAAAGTCTCTGGTCGTCATACTTTGCATCATTTCTACACTTACAGTGACAGGACTGCTTGTGACAACCATCATTCATGCTTTTGTTCTAAGAGACCTCTTTCCAAATGACATTTCTATTGCAATTAGCGACAGGAAGCCTAAAACACATCGCCGATGGTACCATCATAGACGAGCTGGAAGCACGGACATAGATCAATTCCTTAAGTATGCCGATTCTGCTGAAGCCAAAGATATCGAAGCAGCTCTCTCTGGCAACATAGAGTTACAAAGCACCGCTGCTCCAAAAGAAGTTAGCCAAGATTGA